Below is a window of Escherichia coli DSM 30083 = JCM 1649 = ATCC 11775 DNA.
TACTACGGAGAGTACTAAATAACGCTTTAACATGTTTATATCCTTGTCATGTGAATGAGTTTTGAGGATAGCGAAAAAACGTCCAGGGTAACCTTACAGCAGCATTACAATTTTGTAATGAACCAGGCTGTTTCTATAACATATGATTTATGGCATATTATTTTCATGAAGATTCTACTTATTGAAGATAATCAAAGGACCCAGGAATGGGTAACGCAGGGGCTTTCCGAAGCGGGTTATGTCATTGATGCCGTTTCAGATGGCAGAGATGGGCTTTATCTTGCGCTGAAGGATGATTATGCATTGATCATTCTGGATATTATGCTTCCGGGTATGGATGGCTGGCAGATCTTACAAACGTTAAGAACAGCAAAGCAAACCCCTGTTATTTGCCTTACTGCAAGGGATTCTGTCGATGACAGAGTCAGAGGGCTGGACAGTGGGGCAAATGATTATCTGGTAAAACCTTTTTCATTTTCTGAGTTGCTGGCAAGGGTTCGGGCACAATTAAGGCAACATCACGCTCTGAATTCATCATTAGAAATCAGCGGCTTAAGAATGGACTCTGTCAGTC
It encodes the following:
- the hprR gene encoding response regulator transcription factor HprR encodes the protein MKILLIEDNQRTQEWVTQGLSEAGYVIDAVSDGRDGLYLALKDDYALIILDIMLPGMDGWQILQTLRTAKQTPVICLTARDSVDDRVRGLDSGANDYLVKPFSFSELLARVRAQLRQHHALNSSLEISGLRMDSVSQSVSRDNISITLTRKEFQLLWLLASRAGEIIPRTVIASEIWGINFDSDTNTVDVAIRRLRAKVDDPFPEKLISTIRGMGYSFVAVKK